Genomic DNA from Vagococcus luciliae:
ATTGAGTTGGGTCAAAAATATATGCTTGAAAATCAATTAGATGTGAATAAAATTGTGGTTCATGCACCATATATCATCAACCTAGGTAATACAACAAAACCACAAAATTTTGGGTTTGCGGTTGATTTTTTAAGACAAGAAATAGAACGTGTTACTGCCATTGGCGCAACCCAAATTACGATGCATCCAGGAGCACACGTTGGAGCAGGAGTTGATGCTGGAATCAACCAAATCATTAAGGGGTTAAATGAAGTATTAACATCTGATCAAGTGCCACAGATAGCTTTAGAGACGATGGCTGGAAAAGGAACAGAAATCGGGCGTTCATTTGAGGAAATCGCGCGTATTATTGATGGTGTGACACATAATGATAAGTTATCAGTCACATTAGATACTTGTCATATTAATGATGCTGGTTATAATGTACGAGAAGATTTTGATGGTGTGCTAGAAGAGTTTGACAAAATCATTGGTTTGGACAGATTAAAAGTAATTCATGTCAATGATTCTAAAAACGATCAAGGCTCACATAAAGACCGTCATGCTAATATTGGATTTGGGACAATTGGGTTTGATGCACTAAATTATGTGGTTCATCACGACCAATTAAAAGAGTTACCAAAAATTTTAGAAACACCTTTTGTAGGTGAAGACAAAAAAACAGCCAAAGCGCCATACTATCATGAGATTAAAATGTTGAAAAAAGGAGAATTTAATCCTAATTTGTTAATAGATATTGAAAATAATGCCTAAATTTGTTAA
This window encodes:
- a CDS encoding deoxyribonuclease IV, whose protein sequence is MLLGSHVSMSGKDMLLGSAKQSVEYGASTFMIYTGAPQNTRRKPIEELNIELGQKYMLENQLDVNKIVVHAPYIINLGNTTKPQNFGFAVDFLRQEIERVTAIGATQITMHPGAHVGAGVDAGINQIIKGLNEVLTSDQVPQIALETMAGKGTEIGRSFEEIARIIDGVTHNDKLSVTLDTCHINDAGYNVREDFDGVLEEFDKIIGLDRLKVIHVNDSKNDQGSHKDRHANIGFGTIGFDALNYVVHHDQLKELPKILETPFVGEDKKTAKAPYYHEIKMLKKGEFNPNLLIDIENNA